TTTGGGCATCCGATGCTTTGAAGACGCCATTTTCCAGGGATTCCTCACACGCCCCGAAGTGGACCGGCTCCAACAGGCGGAAAAGCTCTACCTCCGCCTTCTGAGTCTGCTCCATTCGGTGGCGGCCAACGGATCCGGGGTGCTGCGCTTCCACGACCAGGAGCGGCTTGCGGAGAAGCTCGGCTACCCGGCCCGATCCGGTTTCCTTCCTGTGGAAACCTTCATGAAAGACGTCTACCAGCATTTCCATGACGTGCATGGGGTTTCCGCCGAGTTCTGCGAAAGGCTTCAGGACAGCGGGCGCTTTGCCGTCGAAGGCGGTGAAGAGAAACCGTCTTTTCCTCTGGAGGAAGGGCTGGAGGTGCAATCCGGAAAGATCGTGGTCCACCCGTCAAGGTATCCGGCTTCGGCGGGTGCCGTTGTGCATCTTTTTGTCGCAGCCGCCAAACACCGGATCGGCTTTGCCAGTTCCACCCGCCAGTGGATTCGTCACCACAGCAATCTGGTGGAGACCGCCGCCGGTGACCCCAAGGCCCGCGACGAATTCCTGGAACTCGTTCGGTGCGATTCGCCGGAACTGCCGGTGATCCGCCGATTTTACAATTACGGCCTCCTTCAAGGGATCATCCCGGAATCGGCCTCAGTGCACGGACTGGTTCAGCACGATGCCTTTCACATCTATCCCGTGCACGAACACCATCTGAGAACCCTTTCCGTCATCAAAAGGCTGCTCCAGGGCGACTACGAGGATTCGGAACCCGAATTGACCGAGATGGCACGAAGCGTGAGCGATCCCACCTGTCTGTACCTGGCCGCGCTGCTCCACGACGTAGGCAAGAGCGCCGGAAGGGACCACGCCCTGCACGGCGGTGAGATGATCCCGTCTATCGCCCGCCGCCTGGGGCTGGAACCCGAGTGGTCTGACATGGTTCAGTTCTTGGTGGCCCAACATCTACTGCTGATAGACACCGCCGCCATGCGGGACCTCGCAGACCAGGAGATGCTCACCCAGTGCGCCTTGCTGATCGGCGATCCCGAACGGCTGCAGCTCCTTTTGTTGCTGAGTTTCGCCGATATGAACGCCACAGGCCCCAAGGCGGAAGAAAAATGGCGGGAAACACCCGTGCGCGAACTCTACGATCGCCTCCTGTACATACTGGAAAAGGGCGAGCCGAGTGACCAGAGCATCGCCGATCGGCTGCAGCGCATCAAGGCTCAGGTCCAGCGCGAGGTCCAGGATCTGGTGACGCCGGAAGAACTTGAAGACCACTTCTCCCAGCTGCCCCCTCGGTATCTGCTTGCCATGCCACCGGAGGCCGTCGGCCGGCACCTACGCATGGAGCTGGAGCTGAATCGTTCGGGAGAGGTGCCGGTCTGGGAAGTGCAAACCTCCGACGGCACCGCCGAAATCACGCTGATGAGCCCCGAGATGCCGGGGCTGGTCGCCAACACGGCCGGCATCTTCACCCTCCACGATCTGGACATCCGCGGCGCCCAGGTCTTCACCAAGAAAAACGGCATGGTGCTCCTCATCTTCCGTTGCCGCATGCGGGAAGGCGCCGGAATCACCTGCGACTGGAAGGCCCTTCGCGACGACATGAAACGCCTCCTCCAAGGCCGCCTGGCCCTCGACTACCGGATCGCCGCACACGCGGCCCAGCAAGGCCCCTCGGCCCGGAGCGTGCCGTCCACTCCAAGCCAGGTGCTCATCGACAACGAGTCGACTCGCTATTACACTATCCTTGAGGTTTACTCGACGGATCGTCCGGGCCTGCTCTACACCATCACGCGGACCCTGATGGACCTTCAAGTGAGGATCTTCGTGGCCAAGATCACCACCAAAGTGGATCAGGTGGCCGACATTTTCTACATCAAGACCCACGAAGGGAAAAAGGTGACCGATCCGGAACAGATGGAGGAAATCCGACGCGCCTTGATCTTCTGGCTCGACGGCCCGGCCTCAGATCGCGATGCGCCGCATTGAAGGGACCGCCCGCAGATCGAACATCAACAAACGATCCCAGGCGGGTCCCCTTGAAGCGGCGAAGCGATAGAGTTAAGCGGCGGAAAGGAAGGCGTGCCCATCATCGCCCGTCTTGGATTCCCCCGGCCCTCTTCACCGAAGAGACCTGAGGGGATTTTCTCGGATGCTCGTGGTTGAGGAGTCGACGGTGTATCTTCGAAAGGTGAGATTCCAAGACGGATGGCATTACGTTCTTCGGGAGTCCTTCTGGAGCGGCGGCGGCTGGATGCATCGGGACCTGATGGATCTGGGAGACGACCCTGAAGCATACATCGTTTATCCAGGGGGAAACGGCTTCTATTTCAAACCGGAACTGGAAGAGGCCCTGGAAGCGAAGGGCGTTCAATGGGAAACGAACGACCTGGAAGAGGTTTTCCTGCCCTTTCTGGATCCCCACATCCGCCGCATCGTCACCATGTTCCGGGCCGGAGCGGCACCCAGCCGATGGGCGGGCTGTTCTCAGGAAGAACTGCTGGAGCACCAGAAAGGTCTTCATGCTTTCGACAAGCGCCGCCTCCATTATCTGAGGTGCGGACGGGTGGACATCGGCAAACTGGACGACCGCCCCTGGAAGTTTCTAAACGTTTTGCTGGAAAAGAGCCGGGACGAAATCGAACATGTCTTTGAAAGCATGGAGGCTCAGCTGCGCCCTCACGAGGTGAGGCCCTACCTCTTCACCGCCCTTCACCTGCAGTCCTATTTCCCGCAGCATCTCCTCAAAAACCAGCCGGCGGCTCTGGACCCCGAAAAGGTGGACGACTATTTCTTGGAAGAAATCTGCCACCTCAATGCCGACCCAGCCTACCTCAAGGGCCTGCCCCGCCGGTCAGGCGGACGGCTCCACCCTTACCTGGTCCGCTATGTCATCCTCTACTTCGACCACACCTTCACGGCGGAAGCCCTTTGGAACGACACCCTCCGCGGATTCATCGGAAGCCGAGGCTTCTATCAGCCGCCCCGTCCGTCCGCCGCCATGCCGGTTCCGGACGCGTGCCGGATTCTAGGTATTTCAGGCGAGGAATTCGAAACCATGAGCGTTCGGGATTTGGCGCGGTGCTTCAAGCGACGGGCCATGGCCCATCACCCCGACACGGGTGGCGACCATGAAGCTTTCATTCGAACGACCCGCGCCTACGAAGAACTGCTCCTTCGAAAGGGGCGCAGCCGGCGCTGACCGAAAGAGGGCCGGCCGGAGAGGAAAAGCGCACTCAGCGGAGTTCCCGGGACAGCACGTCGTTGACGATGGTATATGGGTCCGCTTTTTTATCAGCCACCTGGTCGACCAGTTCGTCCAGAGACACGCCGCGGTCGGCCATCCTTTGCAGCAACGCCTTGATGGCTTCGTCCCGGAGCGTTTCCACGAGCTGGGAGCGAGCGCGTTTCTTGACCGCTGCGTCCCACTGGCCCCGGTCGTTG
This is a stretch of genomic DNA from Desulfoglaeba alkanexedens ALDC. It encodes these proteins:
- a CDS encoding HD domain-containing protein; translated protein: MHDIVESLKRQREQVLQSTGDEMLRRHTSLLEIAVISLHNRLVNRMAPDSEKFRAGGAVVALDAFARGLVGPDDTVELLLLRTETLAGYENWKDEIARPLEEAGWKVRFREATVRNILERVPAELPFFFDLLEARYISGNRDLLESLEDALDAFVEEHRGFLIDHLHVSLKERRALLEHPENWLEPNLIKNPGGLEDITSIRALCRIVLGIRCFEDAIFQGFLTRPEVDRLQQAEKLYLRLLSLLHSVAANGSGVLRFHDQERLAEKLGYPARSGFLPVETFMKDVYQHFHDVHGVSAEFCERLQDSGRFAVEGGEEKPSFPLEEGLEVQSGKIVVHPSRYPASAGAVVHLFVAAAKHRIGFASSTRQWIRHHSNLVETAAGDPKARDEFLELVRCDSPELPVIRRFYNYGLLQGIIPESASVHGLVQHDAFHIYPVHEHHLRTLSVIKRLLQGDYEDSEPELTEMARSVSDPTCLYLAALLHDVGKSAGRDHALHGGEMIPSIARRLGLEPEWSDMVQFLVAQHLLLIDTAAMRDLADQEMLTQCALLIGDPERLQLLLLLSFADMNATGPKAEEKWRETPVRELYDRLLYILEKGEPSDQSIADRLQRIKAQVQREVQDLVTPEELEDHFSQLPPRYLLAMPPEAVGRHLRMELELNRSGEVPVWEVQTSDGTAEITLMSPEMPGLVANTAGIFTLHDLDIRGAQVFTKKNGMVLLIFRCRMREGAGITCDWKALRDDMKRLLQGRLALDYRIAAHAAQQGPSARSVPSTPSQVLIDNESTRYYTILEVYSTDRPGLLYTITRTLMDLQVRIFVAKITTKVDQVADIFYIKTHEGKKVTDPEQMEEIRRALIFWLDGPASDRDAPH
- a CDS encoding J domain-containing protein; its protein translation is MLVVEESTVYLRKVRFQDGWHYVLRESFWSGGGWMHRDLMDLGDDPEAYIVYPGGNGFYFKPELEEALEAKGVQWETNDLEEVFLPFLDPHIRRIVTMFRAGAAPSRWAGCSQEELLEHQKGLHAFDKRRLHYLRCGRVDIGKLDDRPWKFLNVLLEKSRDEIEHVFESMEAQLRPHEVRPYLFTALHLQSYFPQHLLKNQPAALDPEKVDDYFLEEICHLNADPAYLKGLPRRSGGRLHPYLVRYVILYFDHTFTAEALWNDTLRGFIGSRGFYQPPRPSAAMPVPDACRILGISGEEFETMSVRDLARCFKRRAMAHHPDTGGDHEAFIRTTRAYEELLLRKGRSRR